The genomic segment AACGCCATTGTTCTCGCCGTGCGCCGGGCTCTGGAAAAGACCCCGCCGGAGCTGGTGGCGGACGTGGCTTCCAACGGGTTGTACCTGGCTGGAGGCGGGGCACTGCTCAAGGGGCTGGCTGAGCTGATTTCCGAAAATTCCCATATCCAGGTGATCACGGATGACGACCCATTGACCACCGTGGTCCGCGGCGTCGGAAAAGTCCTGGAGAACCAGAAGCGCTTTGATTCAGTGTTTATCAACTAGCTGTGCCGTGGACGGCACTGACGTCCAAGCAGAACACCGGTCGCCAGGCTGGTATTCATTTCAATGAACGCAGGCTGATCACCGTTTCGCCGCAAGAAGTTTGACCATTTCCGTATGTTTCTCCGCTCTCCGATCCGGAGGGTAGCGCTTCGTTCTGGTGTGATTGTTGAACGGGCTTCCAGACAGGGGCTTTTTCAATAATCCGCCATCCCCGCCATCCCTTCACCCCCTATGTCATCACCTGGGGGGAAGACGCCGATCATCTCGCTCTTTCAAGAGTTCAGCGAGTTTGGCATCCACGCTGTCCAGGCGGCTTTCCAGCTTGAGCCAGACCTTGGCCGGATCCTCTTTGGTCCCTTCCTCGATGGCCTTTTCCTCCATCGCGCCGACGATGATCCCCACCACCAGATTGACGACCGTGTACGTGGTCACGATAATGAACGGTACAAAGAACATCCACGCGAAGGGATAGACGTCCATGACCGGGCGCACGATACCCATGGACCAGCTTTCCAGAGTCATGACCTGGAAGAGGGTATACAAAGAGCCCCCGACGGAGCCGAACCATTCCGGGAAGGATGCGGAGAACAGTTTGGTGGAAATGACCGCGCCGGCGTAGAAGATGATGCCCACGATTCCGGCCACGGAACTGACGCCTGGTACAGCATGAAGCATGGCCGCGATGACCCGGCGCATGTTCGGCAGCGTGGAAATCATCCGCATCACGCGCAGCACCCGCAACGAACGCAGCACCGCCAACCCGCCTTCGCTGGGTACCAGGGAGATGGCCACCACCAGGAAATCGAATATATTCCAGCCGTCGCGGAAGAAGCGTCCGCGCAGGACGTACAGCTTCAGGCCGATTTCCACGATGAAGATGGTCAGGCAGATCCGGTCAATGCTCAGAAGCAGCGGTCCGGCCATCTCCATGGCCCGGGCCGATGTCTCCAGGCCAAGGACAATGCCGTTGATGATGATTACAAAAATAATCGCATTTTGAAACCGGCTGCTTTGGACGAGGTCCAGGAGTCGGTCACGCGGAGAACGGGAGAGTGGTGTGGTGGTGGTCATGGAGCGATGTTGTTAAGCAGATGGATGGTTGTATTCCCGCTCATGGCGGAATCCGTCTTTGGTGCAGCCAAATACAAGACGTGGGGCACCATTATATCGCTTCACAGTTATGCTCAAGGGCTGCTGTCTTGGATGCGGGAAGACGGAATGGAGTGGCTATAACCTACTTGGCTTGGCAGCATGCTTTCGTTTCCCGGTCCGCGGATCATGAGGCACTCTGAAATGTCACGGTCAGGTGCCGTGGTTCCCAGGCTCCGCCCCAAAAGGAAAACGCCTCGCTGCTCTGGAAGGTGGTGGAAACAGAGAGATGGGTGTCGCCGCTGATGGCCACCCCGTCCGGCTTGAGCCCCAGGTCGACAAAGTATTCCATATCCGCGACCAGGAGGTGGACGGTCTGGGGGGCGTCTTTGGCCGGGACGGGGCAGGGAACGAAGAAATCGTAGATCACCTGATGCCCCTGGATTGTGGCCCGAAAGTCTCTGACCGAGGCCACGTGAAACGGCGAA from the Desulfonatronum thioautotrophicum genome contains:
- a CDS encoding ion transporter, which translates into the protein MTTTTPLSRSPRDRLLDLVQSSRFQNAIIFVIIINGIVLGLETSARAMEMAGPLLLSIDRICLTIFIVEIGLKLYVLRGRFFRDGWNIFDFLVVAISLVPSEGGLAVLRSLRVLRVMRMISTLPNMRRVIAAMLHAVPGVSSVAGIVGIIFYAGAVISTKLFSASFPEWFGSVGGSLYTLFQVMTLESWSMGIVRPVMDVYPFAWMFFVPFIIVTTYTVVNLVVGIIVGAMEEKAIEEGTKEDPAKVWLKLESRLDSVDAKLAELLKERDDRRLPPR